Genomic DNA from Pelosinus sp. UFO1:
GGTGGTGTTAGCTGCTATCATCCTTTATACTTTTGCTCTCTATCATCTACTATCTCATCAAATATCTCCGTGTTAGGTGTTTTTAATATCTTTTTAAGAGCGAGAGCGCATGCTCCTATCACACCTGAATCTGCACCTAGTTTCGAGATAACAATAGCAGTTGCATCTTCAACTTCTGAAAAAGTATGAGATGCGATCACTTCACGAAATTCTTCTCTAAAAAACTCTGCTACCATTGCTAATTTTCCACCGATAAAAACTGCATCCGGATTATAAAGATTAATCATGTGAGAAGTTGCTAACGCTACATACCGATTAGCCTGTCGTAACACTTCTCTTGCATAAGATTCTTCTTTAAAAGCAACTTCCAATAGATCTTTGATTCCAATCTCTTTTCCGCTGCCCAAATACTTCTTTAAGGCATCTTCGCCAGCAATAAAAGGTAACTCCGCGTTCACCTTTCGCAAAATCGCAGGAATACCACATATCGTTTCAAGACAACCACGATTTCCACAATTACATAACGCTCCCTGCTCAATCATAACTGTATGCCCAATTTGTCCAGCATATCCTTGAGACCCTTGTACAATACATTCGCCCATAATTATGCCTGCACTAATTCCTTCTCCCATGTTTATATATATCAAATTTTCGCAACTAGTACCGCCACCGAACCATTTTTCCCCTAAAGCCGCTACCTTCGAATTTGTCTCAATAAATACAGGCATAGCAAATTCATTTTCTAATATCGACTTTAAGGGAAAGCCATTCCATTCTTTACCTAAATTAACCGCTCTCTTTACTGTGCCTTCCTGCCCATGCAGCATACCCGGAAAGGCGATAGCGATCCCCAGAAATTTTTTGGATTTATGCTCTTTATGAAAAATAACTTGGTTTATGATATGAATAAGTTCTTTAACCGCAGCATTAGGGTCCTTCATCGCAACCTTCATACGTTGAATCGAGGTGGGCATGTTTTTTAAGTCGGCAAGTGCAACAGTAATTTCTTGACTCGTAATTTCAATCCCAATTACATATCCTGCTTCACTATTAAATTGTAAGCTAACAGGTCTCCTCCCGCCTTGTGATTCCCCTAAGCCAACTTCTTTTACAAATCCAGTATCAATTAACTCACGAATAATCCCTGTAATTGCTGGTGGTGTAAGGCCAGTTAATTCAGCTAATTGTTGACGAGAAATTAGTTCATTTTCTTTAATAATGTTCACGATAGTCATTCGGTTTAACTTTTTAACATATTTACTATTTCCAGGGCTTTTCATCTTTCTTCCTATCCTCAACTT
This window encodes:
- a CDS encoding ROK family transcriptional regulator; translation: MKSPGNSKYVKKLNRMTIVNIIKENELISRQQLAELTGLTPPAITGIIRELIDTGFVKEVGLGESQGGRRPVSLQFNSEAGYVIGIEITSQEITVALADLKNMPTSIQRMKVAMKDPNAAVKELIHIINQVIFHKEHKSKKFLGIAIAFPGMLHGQEGTVKRAVNLGKEWNGFPLKSILENEFAMPVFIETNSKVAALGEKWFGGGTSCENLIYINMGEGISAGIIMGECIVQGSQGYAGQIGHTVMIEQGALCNCGNRGCLETICGIPAILRKVNAELPFIAGEDALKKYLGSGKEIGIKDLLEVAFKEESYAREVLRQANRYVALATSHMINLYNPDAVFIGGKLAMVAEFFREEFREVIASHTFSEVEDATAIVISKLGADSGVIGACALALKKILKTPNTEIFDEIVDDREQKYKG